DNA from Streptomyces sp. NBC_01476:
CGGCCCAGCAGCAGGGCGGGGGCTACTACCAGGGCTGACCGCATGGTACGGCGCCTGCGAGGATGGCCGGTATGACCACACCTCCCCCGCCCGCGCCCCGGACGACCGCGCCCGCCGTGAGCGCGCTGCATGTCTATCCGGTGAAGTCGCTGCACGGGATCAGTCCCGGTGAGGCGGTCGTCGAGCCGTGGGGGCTCGCGGGGGACCGCCGCTGGATGCTGGTCGACGTCCGTACCCAGAAGGCCGTGACACAGCGGGAGAACGCCCGCCTGGCACTGCTGGCCGCCGAACCCGTGGGGGGTGACGGCCTGCTGGTGCGTGCCCCGGGGCGGGAGACGCTGACCGTCGCGGTGCCGCCGCCCGGTCCGCTGGAGACGGTCGGGCTCTTCGCGAACAAGTTCGAGGTACTGCCGGTGGGCGGCGCCGCCGACCGGTGGTTCGGCGAGTTCCTGGACGCGCCGGTGCGGCTGGTGTACATGGACGACCCGGCGGTGCGCCGCCAGGTCGATCCGCAGTACGCCAGGCC
Protein-coding regions in this window:
- a CDS encoding MOSC domain-containing protein, which produces MTTPPPPAPRTTAPAVSALHVYPVKSLHGISPGEAVVEPWGLAGDRRWMLVDVRTQKAVTQRENARLALLAAEPVGGDGLLVRAPGRETLTVAVPPPGPLETVGLFANKFEVLPVGGAADRWFGEFLDAPVRLVYMDDPAVRRQVDPQYARPGETVSLADGFPLLITTTASLAALNSLIAQGDRPQEGPLPMNRFRPNVVIDGTEPWAEDKWRRVRIGGIEFRAPKPCGRCVITTTDQATGERGKEPLRTLARHRKSGSQLVFGQNLIPEHSGTLRVGDPFLVVE